The Flammeovirga pectinis genomic interval TCCTATTATTGCTGACGCTGAAGCAGGTTTTGGAGGTAATTTAAACGCCTTCGAATTAATGAAAATGATGATCGAATCTGGTGCATCTGGTGTTCACTTTGAGGACCAATTATCTTCTGCAAAAAAATGCGGTCATTTAGGTGGTAAAGTATTAGTACCTACGCAAGAGGCTATTAATAAATTAGTTGCTGCACGTTTAGCTGCTGATGTTTGTGGAACTCAAACATTAATTATTGCAAGAACAGATGCAGATGCAGCAAACTTAATTACAAGTGATATAGATCCAAGAGACACAGAGTTTATTCATGGAAAAAGAACTTCTGAAGGCTTCTATGAAGTAAAAAATGGATTAGACCAAGCCATTTCTAGAGGGTTATCTTATGCTCCATATGCTGATTTGATCTGGTGTGAAACTTCTCATCCAGACCTAGGTGAAGCTAGAAGATTTGCAGATGCTATTCATGCAAAATTCCCAGGGAAAATGTTAGCATACAATTGTTCTCCTTCATTTAATTGGGCATCTAAGTTAACAGAGAAAGAGATGGAAACTTTCAGAGAAAATCTTGCTGACATGGGGTATAAATTCCAATTTATTACACTTGCAGGATTCCATGCATTGAACACAAGTATGTTCGAATTGGCAAAAGCGTACAAAGAAAGAGGTATGGCTGGCTACTCGAAACTACAGGAAAAAGAATTTTCTTTACAAGCAGACGGCTTCAGAGCAGTTAAACACCAAGCCTTTGTTGGCACTACTTACTTCGATGCTGTACAAAATACAGTAACTGCAGGGACTTCATCGACAACTGCAATGGAAGGAAGTACGGAAACGGCTCAATTCTAAATGTAATTTTATATATGGTTACCAAAACAAAAAACTTCACTGCGCTTGCAGTGAAGTTTTTTTAGTGATCTTCGAGAAAGTTATCTGGAAGGTCTTTTATCTCTTGCTCGGTAGTATATTCCAAGCCGTTTACATAAATAGCACCTCCTGTTAGTATTGCCAAACTTTTATAATCAATTAATATTTTTGGAACACCTGCTTTATTAAATTCAGCCTTATTCAAAATAATATGAATTGGTTTACTTAATTGTGAAAGCAGTGATATATCCCTTATCTCAGAATCATTATCAGCAATTAAAATAAATGTTGCTGCATCTGGAAAGTTTTCTTGAGCATAAATTAAAGCTTCTAAGTCATTTTCAGGAAGGTCACCTCCATCTCCTTTTTGCTTCACTTTTTGCATTAAATTCATGACGGGCATTACTTTACTATCATGAATTCCGTAAACACCTCCAGTTTTACCAATTTCTTTGTGTTGGCTCATTTTGGCATCGCCATCATTAAAAAATACAAATCCATTTACTTGATCTTGTGCTCTCTCTTTCATTAACCAAGATAACAGATCAATTGTATAAGGATACATACTTCCTGTCCAATCACTTATAACAACAGCTTTATTCCACTCCTCCCTATGTTTATTAAACACATCAGAAGTAAAGGATTCAACCTCATCGTCGAGCTTTAATTTTTGCTTAACTAAATGGTCAAATTTATGGTCTATTGTCTTCTTTCTCTTTATTTCTTTCTCTGGAGATAATTCTTTTCGAGGGTGTTTTTTATAGTACACCACAATACCATGAAAGAGGTTTTCAAAATCAATTTTGAATGTCCCTTTTGTTTGTTTAATAATTCTCCACCGTATTACTGGATCATCAATAGCACCATCAAACCATTCCGAAAAAGCATCAATTCTTGCTGTATTTAAAACAGAAAAATCAAAATCTTTAGGGTGATTTGTATACACTAAGAGAACACTATCAATTTGTAAACGACTAATTTCTTCTGCTTCAGGTAATTTATTTATTTCTGATTGTCCATAAGACATTGGTAACGTAAAGAAATGTTTTGTTGAATCAATTTGTAAATGATCTACACTTCTATATGCCGCCTTAAAATAAACACGCTCAGCAGTTTGAGCATTTGATTGTTCAGTTATTAAAAATAATAAACTGAAAAAAACTATTAACCATTTGCAATCTCGTCTAACTCCATCCATCGCATCATCTTCTCATCTGCATCTTCCATAACCTTACCGAGACGTTCAGAAATTTCTCTTATTTCGTTGGCTTCAGTAACAGATCCGTCAGATAATTTTGCTTCTATTGTTTCCTTTTCAGTTTCAAGTACTTCAATTTCACCTTCAAGCGTTTCATACTCCATTTTCTCTTTATAAGAAAGCTTTTTTGTAGACGTTTTTGGTTGTACTTTTTTCTCTAACTGTTGCTTACGATCTTTTTCTTCTTTAACTGCAATTTTTCTAAGACGTTCTTGTTCGTCTACATATTCTCTATATTCTGAATATTTGCCATTAAAATCTTTGATCTTACCCTCGCCTTCAAAAACAAATAAGTGATCTACCAATTTGTCCATAAAATAACGGTCGTGAGTAACAACAATCACGCAACCTTGAAACTCTTCCAAAAAGTCTTCCAAAACACTCAATGTTGCCAAATCAAGATCGTTTGTTGGCTCATCAAGTATTAAAAAGTTAGGATTAGTTAGTAAAATCGTACATAAATAAAGTCTTTTTCGTTCTCCACCACTTAAAGTAGAAACAAAAGAATGTTGTTGTTCAGGTTCAAATAAGAAGCGTTGTAATAGTTGCGATGGTGTTAAACTAGAACCATCAGACATTGTATGATCTTCTGTTATATCCCTTACAATATCAATAACTTTTGCGTTCTCATCAAAAGACAAACCACTTTGAGTATAATACCCATAAACAATTGTCTCTCCTTTTGTAATATCACCAGCATCAATACCTTCTGTACCTGTAACCATGTTCAAGAAAGTAGACTTCCCTACACCGTTATCGCCAA includes:
- the aceA gene encoding isocitrate lyase, with protein sequence MTKQERIEALKKEWATNPRWENIERPYDAEEVIKLQGNVIIEHSLAKQGAEKFWKGLHSEHFIAGLGALTGNQAIQEVEAGLNAIYLSGWQVAADANLAGQMYPDQSLYPADSVPKVVARINNALRRADQIQSVADKDDTDYMVPIIADAEAGFGGNLNAFELMKMMIESGASGVHFEDQLSSAKKCGHLGGKVLVPTQEAINKLVAARLAADVCGTQTLIIARTDADAANLITSDIDPRDTEFIHGKRTSEGFYEVKNGLDQAISRGLSYAPYADLIWCETSHPDLGEARRFADAIHAKFPGKMLAYNCSPSFNWASKLTEKEMETFRENLADMGYKFQFITLAGFHALNTSMFELAKAYKERGMAGYSKLQEKEFSLQADGFRAVKHQAFVGTTYFDAVQNTVTAGTSSTTAMEGSTETAQF